CCGTGGACTTGCCGACCCCAGGCATCCCCGCCAGGACGGTATACTCGCCTAGTGGGATGTACGGCCTGACCAGCCAATCGGTCTGCTTGTCTTCAATTTGGTCTGCGCTTACACGGTCGTTTTTTACACCGATCCTCGTTCCGATCGAGAAGTTAGTCTATCGCCTCTGCCGTATAGATCCGAGCGAAGAAATGTCATGGAAAACCTATGCGTTCTCGATAATTGTTCTCAATGCCATCGGGATCGTATCCCTGTTCCTGCTGGAGCTCGTGCAGGGGGGGGCTCCCGTTCAACCCGGAAAAGATCGGTGCGGTGCGATGGGACACGGCACTCAACACGGCAATATCGTTCGTGACGAACACGAACTGGCAGGCATACGGCGGCGAGACGACGATGAGCTATCTGACACAGATGGCGGGACTCACCGTGCACAATTTCTTGTCCGCGGCTACCGGTATTGCCGCGCTGCTTGCTGCGGTCCGGGGGTTCACTCGAAAGAGCGCCGTATCGCTCGGTAACTTCTGGGTGGACACGACACGTGCTGTGTTGTACGTGCTTTTGCCGCTTGCGCTCATAACTTCGATGATACTTGTGTCGCAGGGTGTTGTGCAGACACTGGCATCGCACGTGACAACGCATACGCTTGAGGGTGCGACGCAGACGATAGCCGTCGGTCCCGCGGCATCGCAGATAGCGATCAAACAACTCGGGTCGAACGGCGGCGGGTTTTTCAACGCGAACTCGGCGCATCCGTTCGAGAACCCTACCATCATCAGCAATGTTGTTGAAACTTTTTCACTATTGTTCCTTCCCGCAGCACTCGTATTCATGCTCGGAGGCCTCCTCGGCAATAAAAAGCAGGCGCGCGCGATATTCATCGCCATGTTCCTGCTGCTGATCGCCGGGCTTTCTGTTGTCATGATCGCCGAAATACGGGGAAACCCTATGCTGCAGCGGCTGGGAGCGGTCTCCGGTGTGAACATGGAAGGAAAAGAGATGCGCTTCGGGATCGTTCCATCGATACTCTGGGGACAGCTGACGACCGCCACCTCAAACGGCTCCGTGAACTTCATGCATGACAGCGCGCTGCCGCTCACCGGACTTGTCACACTGTTCAACATCGGCATCGGCGAGGTGATATTCGGCGGGGTCGGCGTAGGGCTCATCGGCATGTTCCATTACATCATTCTGACGATGTTCGTCGCAGGACTTATGGTCGGCAGAACGCCCGAATTCCTCGGCAAGAAGCTCGGCCCTTTCGAGATGTCCATGTCGATGATAAGTCTTATACTGCCGTTCATCGCGATACTTGTTCTCGCGGGTATAGCAATAGCGACGGGAACAGGACGTGCAAGCCTTACGAATATATCCGCGCACGGCGTTTCCGAGATCTTATACGCCTGCTGTTCGGCCGTGGGGAACAACGGCTCGGCCTTTGCCGGCCTCAACGCAAATACCGTGTTCTACAATCTCACGCTCGGTTTCGGCATGCTCATCGGGCGCTATGCTACGACAATACCCATGCTTGCCATCGCAGGATCGCTTGCAAACAAGAACACGGTGCCTGCCACATCGGCGACATTCCCGACGACGGGACCGCTTTTCATCGGCATGCTCATCGGCGTTATCATCATCATGGGTGCGCTTACCTTCTTTCCGGTGTTCTCCCTCGGGCCTATCCTCGAACATTTCCTCGTATACCAATAGGAGCATTTCATGAGCACTATCTGGAAACCAGGATTCGTACGCGATTCTCTGAAAGAGTCTTTCGCACGCCTGAACCCCATCTCGCTCTGGCGCAATCCCGTCATGATCATCGTCGAGGCGGGTGCGGTCGTCACTCTGTTCGAATCATTCCGCATTATCGCGGCACACGGCGATTTTTCATTTCATCTTCAGATATCGATATGGCTGTGGTTCACGGTGCTCTTCGCGAATTTCGGCGAGGCGTTCGCGGAGATACAGGGAAAAGCGCGCGCGAACTCGCTTAAGAATGTGCGGAGCCTTAACAAGGCGAGACGAATGGCACGGGACGGGATCGCATCCGGTGCCGTCGAGGAAGTGCCGGCGACAGATCTTCGCTCTGGTAATATCGTCATCGTCGCCGAAACAGAGATGATACCCGGCGACGGCGACGTTATCGAAGGAACGATCCTGGTCGACGAATCGGCTATCACCGGGGAATCGGCGCCCGTCATACGCGAATCGGGCGGCGATCGATGCGGTGTCACCGGCGGCACGAAAGTGCTTTCTGGGTCGGCAAAGATCCGCATAAGCGCGAATCCGGGCGATTCCTTTCTCGACAGGATGATATCGATGGTGGAGAATGCACGGCGCACGAAAACGCCCAATGAGATCGCGCTTGAGATACTCCTCATTTCACTTACGGCGCTTTTCATCGTCGTTGTCGTAACGCTCCCGCTTTTCGGGAACTACATGAACGTGACCATATCGATCACCGTGCTCGTCTCGCTTCTCGTCTGCCTCATGCCGACGACCATCGGCGCGCTCCTTCCCGCCATCGGCATCGCGGGCATGGACCGGCTCCTTCAGAAGAACGTCATCGCGTTGAGCGGACGCGCGGTGGAAGCGGCCGGCGACGTGAACATCGTTCTCCTCGATAAGACCGGCACGATCACCCTCGGCAACCGCATGGCGAATGAGTTCATCCTTGCCGATGCGTTCGACATGAAAGAGTTCATCGAAACGGCGGTGCTCGCGTCCATCGCCGATGAAACGCCCGAAGGGCGAAGCGTTCTCACGCTCGCGAAGAAGGAACTGGGCGTACGCGGACGCGATATGCGCGCACCCAACGCGGCGATATTCGTCCCCTTTACGCCGCAGAGCCGCATGAGCGGCATCACCATCGGCACCCGCGAGATACGGAAAGGATCGATGGATGCTATCGAACTTTTTGTCCGCGGGAATGGGGGAGCGATGTCCGATGCGGTGAGAGAGCGCACTGCGCTGATTGCCCGTAACGGCGATACGCCCCTTGTCGTCGCGGAAGGGAGGAAGGTGCTCGGAATCATTCGTCTTAAGGATATCGTCAAAGAAGGGATCGCGAACCGTATCGCAAAGCTCCGCGAAATGGGGATACGCTCGGTGATGATAACCGGCGACAACAGGCTTACCGCAACATCGATAGCGGCGGAAGCGGGTGTTGACGATTTTATCGCCGAGGCGAAACCGGAGATGAAGCTCGCGCGCATTCGATCGTACCAGGCGCAAGGTTATCTTGTCGCAATGATCGGCGACGGAACCAACGATGCCCCGGCGCTCGCACAGGCCGACGTTGCAGTGGCGATGAACGGCGGAACGCAGGCGGCGCGGGAAGCGGCGAACATGGTGGACCTCGACTCATCGCCGACGAAGCTCCTTGACATCGTGGAGATAGGCAAGGAAATACTGATCACGCGCGGCGCGCTCACCACCTTCAGCATTGCCAACGATGTGGCGAAATATTTTGCCATTATTCCCGCCCTCTTCGCTGCTGCATTTCCCGTGCTCGGCATCCTTAATATCATGCATCTTACAAGCCCGCAGAGCGCCGTGCTTTCGGCGGTGATATTCAACGCACTCATCATACCATTGCTCATTCCTCTTGCGCTTCGCGGCGTGAAGTATCGTGCAAGCTCGGTATCGGCATTGCTTCGCAAGAATATCTTCATCTACGGCGCGGGAGGGATACTGCTCCCGTTCATAGGCATCAAGCTTGTGGACATGCTCATCGTCGCCATGCATCTCGTAAAATAGGAGCCACTATGAAAATCCTGATCAGCGCCATTCTATTCACTGTCGTATCTACGGCGTTTCTCGGCTTCATCTATCCCCTCGCTATCACCGGCATCTCGCAGCATGTATTCCCCGGGCAGGCGAACGGAAGCATAATAAGAAAGGACGGTGTCATCATCGGGTCGGCACTGATCGGACAAGAATTCACCAATGCGCACTACTTTCACGGAAGGCCGTCGGCGGTTGACTATAACGCGGGTAATTCGGGCGGATATAATTTCGGTCCTTTGAACGATGCGTTCCGCGCGCAGGTGTCGGATCGAATAGCCGCGATACGGAGAGAGGAGATGCTCTCATCGAACGGCGCGGTAAGCGCGGATCGTGTCCTCGCCTCCGCGAGCGGTCTCGATCCGCACATAAGTATGGATGCGGCATGTGAACAATCCATGCGTATCGCGAGAACCCGGAACATGACGACAGAATACATCCGTTCGATCATTGACAGCAATGCCGAGCGCCGGTATATTCTGTTCGGCGAGATGTTCGTGAATGTGCTGAAATTGAATCTCGCGCTCGATCTCCCTGTGACGAATCGTTGAGGTGCAGACGATGACGAACGGAACAGAACGCCCCGACCCGGATGCGCTGCTTCGCGCTCTCGACGATGAAGAAGGCGCCCGGAGCACGGAACGCGGCCACCTTAAACTATTCCTCGGATTTGCAGCGGGCGTCGGGAAGACATACCGCATGCTCCGCGAAGCGATACTCCTCAGGGAAAACGGCAAAGACGTTGTTGCCGCGTACATCGAAACGCACGGACGTGAAGAAACTGAATACCTCATGCTCGCCGTCGATGCGCTGCCGCGGAAGAAGATCATCTATGAAGGGATAGACCTCGAAGAGATGGATATCGACGCGGTGATCGCACGCAAACCCGCTTTTGCTCTTGTCGACGAGCTGGCACACACGAATGTACACGGCTTGCGGCATGAAAAGCGCTACCAGGATGTCGAGGAGATACTGAATGCAGGTATAGACGTATATTCCTGCATGAATGTGCAGCATATTGAAAGTCTCAACGATACCGTATTCCAGATAACCGGCGTACGTGTACGGGAAACGGTCCCTGACCGCATCATCGCCATGGCGGATAAGATCGAGCTGATCGACATACCCGTGGAGGAATTGACCGAACGGATCAAAGAGGGAAAAGTATATATCCCGGAGAAGGCAAGGATTGCGGCGATGGAATTCTTCAGGAAATCGAATCTTCTTGCATTGCGGGAACTCGCGCTCCGCGTTACGGCGCGGCGTGTCGACGATGATATCGCTGCGTACAGGGAACGGACAGGCATAGCCGGTGTCATTCCCGCGGGTTCGAGGCTCCTTGTCTGCGTGAGCGCAAGCCCGTCATCGGCGCAGCTTATACGGACGACGCAGCAGTTCGCCGAGGGACTCGATGCACGCTGGACGGCGGTCTATGTGGAAACGCCCGGGATGATCCCGAAGCGAACGGATTCCGTGCAGCTGAACGGGAATCTTGCGCTTGCAGAGGGATTGGGCGGGGAAGTGATGAAGCTGAGCGGCGATAGACCGGCGGATGAGATCGTCCGCTTTGCCAAGGCGAAGAACATCACGCTCATCGTCATCGGATTCTCCCGGCGGTCTGCACTCGAACGCATGGTGCGGGGTTCTATCATCGACGAGATAGTCAGGAAAAGTGATCCCATCCAGGTCCTGGTGATACCCGGCGGCTCGGGGCGCCCCCCGGAGATCAAGAAACAGCATGAACGCTCTTCGTTCCCGGTGCGTCGGATCGCGCTTGCACTCGGTGTAACGGCGGCGGCGACCGCGCTCGCATTCCCGGCACAGCGCATATTCGCTCTCGGACTTCAGGACATCGTACTCATCTATCTGATGCCGATACTTGTGAGCAGCCTCTTCGGCGGTATGATCGCCGGCATTGCCGCTTCGGTCATCGCGGTGCTCTGCTATAATTTTTTCTTTGTGCCGCCCATTTTCACATTTACCATCGCCGATCCGCATTATCTTCTTACGTTCGGCGTTCTCTCCGCTGTCGGTATTGCGACAAGCATTCTCTCGGACCGCATCCGGCGGCAGAAAGAGACCGCGAAGCGCAATGAACAGGTGCTCGCATCGCTTTATCAATTCAGCAAGGACCTTCTTTCTGCGGAGAATTTCAGCGGACTTTCGAACAGGATAACCGGACTTATCGCCGATCTTTTCAGCGGTACCGCGGTGCTGTATATACCGCATGAAGGGCGTGTTTCGGCCGTCTCATCTTCACCGCTGGCAGTCATGGGGGAGCAGGAGAACAGCATCGCACAATGGGTGTTCGAACATTCGGAGAAAGCGGGTTTCGGGACAAAAACGCTTTCGTCCTCGCCTTGGTTCTACGCGCCGATAACGCTGAAGGGAACGCTGGGCGTTCTGTGCATACGACGGCCCGAGCCGCTAACGTATGAAGAGGATCGTTTGCTCGCTTCGTTCATCCATGTGGCGGGAATGGCCATCGCAAATTTTTATGAGTTGATAATATAAGCATATCATCCGCTTTCGGTATGTAATTGCTTTTCACGCCGTTTTTTATATTGTATCATCGAATGATGCAATAAATCGCTCATTATACCGTCACGTGAACACATATGACAGCAATACACGTTGAATCGCTCACCCGAAAATTCAAGAAAACCCTCGCTGTTGATGCCATATCGTTCGATGTTGCAGAGGGCGAGATATTCGGTTTTCTCGGTCCTAACGGCGCCGGGAAGACAACGACGATCAATGTCCTATCCACGCTCCTTAAGCCGACGTCCGGTCATGCGACGATAATGGGTCATGATATACGCAAGGAGCGCGATCTTGTGAGAAGATCGATAGGCGTCGTGTTCCAGGAGCCGGCGCTCGACAGCCGCCTTACCGGCGCGGAGAACCTTTCATTCCACGCGATGATGTACGGCATGAAAGGCAGGGAACGCAAAGCGCGCATGGACGAAGTGCTCGCGCTCGTTGAGCTCACCGATCAGGCGGGCAAGAAGGTGGAGGCGTATTCCGGCGGCATGAAACGAAGGCTCGAGATAGCGCGCGGGCTCATGCATCGGCCCGAAGTGCTTTTTCTCGACGAACCGACGATAGGTCTCGATGCGCAGACGCGGCGTCACATCTGGGACTATGTGAAAAAGCTCAATGCGGATACCGGCATTACGATGATGCTGACAACGCATTACATGGAAGAAGCTGATTTTCTTTCGCATCGCATACTCATCATCGATCACGGGAAGATAGTCGCACTTGATACACCGAAGGCGCTTAAGGACATTCTTGGCGGCGATATCGTTGAGCTCAGCATTCACGGCAAGATAGAGAAGCTGGTAAGCACATGCAAGCGCCAGCGCTGGATACATGCGGCGACCGGGCACAGCGGCATGGTGCGCCTTACCATGGATACTGCGGAAAAGCGCATACCCGCCATTCTCGCGCTCGCGGCGAAAGCGCGCGTCTCTGTCACGTCGGTTTCCCTCCACAAACCGAGCCTCGACGATGTGTTCATGCATTTCACCGGCAAGGCGATACGCGAAGCGGACGAGAACGGCAAGGGAAAAAAGAACATTGGCAGGGGTCATGATCATGCGAACCGCTAAAGCCATCGCCATACTCTGGCTCCGCGATATGAAGCGATTCTTCCGCTCGCCCTCACGCATCATCGGCAATATCGTCATACCGTTCTTCCTGCTCGTGTCCATCGGCGCCGGTTTCGGCCGCGCGATGATACCCGGAATTAAGGAAGGCACCACGTATCTCGGTTTTCTTGTCCCCGGCATGCTCGGCATGACCATGCTCTTCAGCGGTATGTTCTCGGGGCTTTCCGTTCTTTGGGACAGACAGTTCGGGTTCCTCAAAGAGATAATGGTAGCACCCGTGTCGCGCGTGGCTATCGTCATCGGGCGCATCGTGAGCGGCGCCACCATCGGTGTATTTCAGGCGGTGATGATACTCATCGCATCGCAGTTCCTGGGTTTCCGTTTCTCTCTCTTGGTGCTCCCCGCGGCCGTCGGGTTCATGATGCTCATATCGTTCATCTTCACATCGATAGGGCTCATCTTCGCCTCGCGCATGAAGGATGAACAGGGTTTCGGCCTTGTGATGAACTTCCTCATCATGCCTGTTCTTTTCCTCTCAGGCGCCTTTGCGCCGATAACGAATCTCCCCTCGTGGGTACAGGTCGCATCCTTCGCCGATCCGCTCACCTACGGCATCGAGGGGCTGCGCGCGCTTCTCATCGGTTCATCGGCGATACCGATATTCCTCTGCGCGATGGTTTGTACGGTGAGTGCGGTCGTGCTGGTGCTCATCGCGGCATGGGCGTTCGAGACGAGTGAAGTGGTTTAATACTTCAGCGTGTCGTTTTTTGTCCGCGGATATCCCCGAATGAATATGACATCGACAGCGTATGCCGCATGCCTATCCATGTCGCCGTGCTGAACGAATAATCCACGGAGAACGGCGCGCCGGCGGTGAGGGAGAATTTCGCACCGGCGCCTGCGGTGATATCGAATTGGCTGTCGGCGTACACGCATCCCAGCCGCACGGCGGCGAATTTCATGATGAGCACTTCGACACCTGCACGCACGGTGGGAATGCCGCCCTGCGCGAATGAAAGAGCGTCGATATCGAGAAGTCCTTTCAGTGACAGTGCATCGATCACGTCCCAGGTATATCCCGCACCGAGGAGTATCTCAAGCGGCGGCAGTATCGTCTCCGCATCCGTACCGCCAATGCCGATGTTCTTTATCGTTACGCCTGCGGTGAGTTTCCTTTCCACAAAGAACGCGACACCGCCGACCGATGCGACGAATGCGTGTATCGCCGTCGTATCGAGGACTTCAAGCGCATACCCGAGCGTTGCGCCGACGGAAAACCCTATCGGAAGCGAGAGCATATCACCGAGCGGAAGTGCGATAGCCCCTGCCGCGTATAGATCGAAGGCGCCGAGATTCGTCGAAAAGCCGCTCGTGTAGGGAATACCCGCTTCTATCGCGTTATAGAATATACCCTTGGTGCCGAATGCAAGGACAATACCATTCTCGAATTGATACGCGAAAGCCCCGGAGTATAGCGAATCGAGGACATAGAGCGCATACGATCCATACACGGAGAACGCCGTCGGAAGACCGGTGATCGAGGAGGGATTTTTGTACACCCCTTCTATCGTCCCTGATGATGCGCTCCCGGCACCGCCGAATGACGATGACACCGCGCACATATCGATGTTCATGAACTCAAGCGCGCTCGCCCCGACATAGGGATGAGCGATACTTCCGCAGAAGAACAGTACAGCAACGATGCGGCTTCTCATTGATATCTGCTCCGGGTTATCATTATCCGTGTCGTTCTCATGACGCCCGATGGCTCCTGTACCGTGCAGTAATACACACCCGGCGCGACCGCAGTCCCCCCGGCATTGCGCACATTCCAGCGCGCGCTCCCGCTCGCGTCAGCGACACGGAGCGCGGTCACGATCTTCCCTGAGACAGCATAGATGCGTATGACAGTTCCCTGCGGCACCTGATCGATGATGATATCGCCGACACCGCGGTACGCATTGTTGATGGCGGCAAAACGCTTCACCACTTCTATATTCACCGCGCCGTAGCCGTACGTGTTATCCGGTCCGGCGGGCCCGAGATCGCGGGCATAGTGAATGAGCGCATTCCACACATCACGCGCGGCGCAGTTCTGATACGCGCTCCATATGACCGCGGCGGCGCCCGCCACGCACGGCGAGGCGGACGATGTTCCTGTAAAACGCACATACATGTAATTCGTATTGTTATCGACACCGCATATCTCCGGTTTCAGACGTCCATCGACGGTCGGGCCGAGCGAGCTGTACGACTCCTGCGGACCGGAAGGCCAGTTGGCGTAATTTATCGCGCCGACAGCGAAGGCGTGTTTTGCGTCTGAAGGCGTTGTTACACTCCCTGCGGTCGACTTGTACGTTAGATTTCCTGCAGAGAGGTTGAATATCCTCAGCTTTTTTGCTTCCCCGCTGTATTTGCCGACAGCCACGGCATAGGTCCCCGCGGTACCGATCGTTCCGACTATCCCTTCCACGGGATTGTCATCACCGTTCTGCGTGTCTTCACTGATAGCAACAAGTGACCATGCCGAACCGTTCCACCGTAACAGTAATAGGTCATAATCGTTCGTGCTCGCACCCCACACGTCGTCCCAAGTAAGGACAATGTTTACCACTTGCCCGCCGGCGAGTGGACCGAGCGTATTCACGTATGATGTCCCGGAAAAATCGTGAAGCTCATCGGCGTTCGCGTCGCTATACGTGCCCTGCCAATGCATCTGTGCATGATTACCGGCGGCATTTACCCAGAGAATATTGTTCGAGTACGCATCGTTCACAATAGCGCAAATCGGTCCGTCACCCCTGCCGGTACTGGCGCCGACCCATGCCGCGGAGTGATTGATTATATGCGCACCCATCGATTTGCAATAATCATAGGCCTGCTGCAGCTCCAGGCTGTATCTAACTTTACAAAGATACAGTTGCGCCGCCGGTGCCATTTCATGCACCACCTCAGCAACCGCTGTTCCATGAACGCCGTCAGCGGATGCTTCAAACCCTGTGCCCGTAAAATCGCGCGTAATGACCGTCGATGGTAATTCTCCCGCTGCTATCGCCTGCGTATTGCTGTAGAATCCAAGGTCGATAATGCCGACCTTAATTCCGCGGCCGTCATAGCCGTTGGTGTGCATATTCGACGCTTTGGTGAGCACCACGTTCTCTCCCTCAATAACGAGCGGGATAGCTCGCATTGCAGGCCCAATGTGTGCAACCCCGGACATGCCCTCGAGCAAGCGTATCGTATCCGGTGCAATGGAAAACTCTATTATATCTTTACTTTCTCCGGTGATGATGCCGCCGGCACGGACAATATCGGCGCTTGTATCGGCACGGTCGCGTTTTCCATTCACGCGGGCATGAAGCACCATGGCGCCGTCACGCATCGGGTACTCTCTGCGGAATTGCTCCGTACTCCGCGCTGTGCCGCCGGTAACCTCGGAAAGCGATGACGAGAGTATAGAGCTTTTCTTGCCTTTGCGTGAAATTTCTTCTATCCCTGCGGCAGGCAGTACGGTCGTGAGCAGAACGATGAGTATGAAGAAGTGTCTTTCCATGGGGACATCCGTTGGTATGAGCATCGTTTATACTATCGCCGGCCGTAAAAGTCAAGGAAAAAGCATATGATAATATACGCTGGAAGAAAAATTCAGTGCACTATGACAGAATTCGTCAGATTCGTTTCACTCATACCTGAGCGCATCGATGGGGTTCATATCCCCCGCCTTCTTCGCGGGGAAGAACCCGAACACGATGCCCACGAGCGCCGATATCGTGAACGACAGCACGCAGGAAGAAACGGTCACGCGCGTAGGCATATGCCAGATAAGCGTTATCACCGCCGTGATGATGAACGCGAGTATGATACCGAGGAGCCCGCCTAATATTGTAAGGAGCACCGCCTCGAGCAGGAATTGCAGGCGTATCTCGAGCTTCTTCGCGCCGACCGCGCGGCAGAGGCCTATCTCCTTCGTACGTTCGAGTATCGATGCGAGCATGATGTTCATGATGCCGATGCCGCCCACGAGCAGTGAAATGCCGGCGATGCATCCGAGCACGATATCGAATATGCGCTGCGTCTCGCGGTGCTGTTTTAAGAGCTCCTCGGGTATGACTATCTTGAAATCCCTGAGATTGCGGTGATGCCTGAGCAATATCCGTTCGATGATGATGCCGACCTTGCCGACCTGCTCCTTGTCATTGCAGTTGATGATGATGCGGCTTATGTCGGGTGAGAGTGCGTCGGGTTTTTCCAGGATATCGGCGTCAACGGGCACATAAATATTGTAATTGAAATCCTCGTAGTCCATATTGTCGTCTTTCTTCACCGCGATCGCCTTGCTCTCAAGCACGCCGATGACACGGTACCAGGAATCGCGGAGCTTTATCTGCGATCCCAGCACTTCCCCCTCGCGCCGTAAGCGCAGCGCAAGCCCGCCGCCGACGACGGCCACGTCCGCACCCGCGTCGAGGTCATTGATGAAGCGCCCCTCTTTCATCCTGAGCGAAAGCGCCTTGAAGTACTTCTCGCTCGTACCGACCACTTTCGTTTCACCCTTGTACGTCATGAAATATACCGGCGTGGTCTTATCCTTGACGGGTATTATCGTCGCATAGGGCCCGATGAGCTCGATGAACGAGCGCTCATCGATGTGCGAGAGACCGGTCGAGAGATACTGCCCCTTGACCACTTCGCTCTGCCGCACGCTCTGCACGTCGTACACATAGATATTATTGATACCCATGACCGCTATCTTTTTAAGTATCTCCTCCTGCGCACCGCTGCCGATGGCGAGCATGGATACGACGGCGGTGACGCCGAATATTATACCGAGCATGGTAAGGAGGCTTCGCAGTTTATGTGTGAGTATGCCGTCAAAGGCTATGCCGAGGCTTACAATGAGGATGCGTATCATTATTGCGGGGCCTCTCCGCGTTCAGGGCGTTCACCGCTCGGTGCAGCGTTCGTAGTACGTTTCCTGACAAGACCGAGCTCGGTCATCATCTTCGTCATTGCGGTACGGTTGGTCTTAAATGCATCCTCGGTAAGATTATTACGCTTCATGTACTCTTCTATTTTCTTATAGTCCTCAGGCTTCGACTGTTTTATCTGCTCAAGTGAGAAACCCTTTTTGCGGTTCGTCTGCGGGGCCGTTTCTGCAGCATTGGTGCTCTCCGCGGCCGCTGCGCGTGTATCGGGAGGTGCCACGGCCTCTGCAGCGGGAGCGGTGTTCGCCGCCGGGCGTTTTTTCTCCGCTTTCTCCTCTATCGGCGGCATTACCGGCAGGGCGGATGCCGCATTGGTCGACCGTTTTTTCGCCGGCGCATAGTTCTTGAGCGAATACTGGCTTATCCTGAAACCGCTCTCTTCGATGACCGGGTCATAGAGTACAAGCTTCGCCCCTTCCGGCAGTTTCGACTGAATGATGACATAATCGTCGTTCTTCGGCCCCAGTATCACTTCCTGTTTCGCAAGGCCTCCGCGCGCGAGGAGGAACACCGTGCCCTTGTCGTCCTGCTTGTTGAACACCGCGTCGAGGGGTATGAACGACACATCGGGATACGCGGCTATCGTTATTTCCACGCGTGCCGACATGCCGGGGCGCAGGCGGTCGACATCCACTTCACGTACGTTCGCAACGACGTCAAAGACCTGTATATCGGTATTGTTCACTTTCGCGTGCGCAAGCGCGCCGACGCTCGAGACACGGCCGGTGTACGCATTATCGGGGAACGCATCGAGCGTTATCCGTACCGGCAGACCGTTGCGTACCCGGTGTATATCGACCTCGTTTATCTCCATCTTCACCTGCATCCGCTCAAGATCAGGGATGGATAGATAGATCTGATCGCGGCGCAGCGTGTCGCCGAT
The genomic region above belongs to Spirochaetota bacterium and contains:
- a CDS encoding ATP-binding cassette domain-containing protein, whose product is MTAIHVESLTRKFKKTLAVDAISFDVAEGEIFGFLGPNGAGKTTTINVLSTLLKPTSGHATIMGHDIRKERDLVRRSIGVVFQEPALDSRLTGAENLSFHAMMYGMKGRERKARMDEVLALVELTDQAGKKVEAYSGGMKRRLEIARGLMHRPEVLFLDEPTIGLDAQTRRHIWDYVKKLNADTGITMMLTTHYMEEADFLSHRILIIDHGKIVALDTPKALKDILGGDIVELSIHGKIEKLVSTCKRQRWIHAATGHSGMVRLTMDTAEKRIPAILALAAKARVSVTSVSLHKPSLDDVFMHFTGKAIREADENGKGKKNIGRGHDHANR
- the kdpC gene encoding potassium-transporting ATPase subunit KdpC is translated as MKILISAILFTVVSTAFLGFIYPLAITGISQHVFPGQANGSIIRKDGVIIGSALIGQEFTNAHYFHGRPSAVDYNAGNSGGYNFGPLNDAFRAQVSDRIAAIRREEMLSSNGAVSADRVLASASGLDPHISMDAACEQSMRIARTRNMTTEYIRSIIDSNAERRYILFGEMFVNVLKLNLALDLPVTNR
- the kdpA gene encoding potassium-transporting ATPase subunit KdpA, with the protein product MPSGSYPCSCWSSCRGGLPFNPEKIGAVRWDTALNTAISFVTNTNWQAYGGETTMSYLTQMAGLTVHNFLSAATGIAALLAAVRGFTRKSAVSLGNFWVDTTRAVLYVLLPLALITSMILVSQGVVQTLASHVTTHTLEGATQTIAVGPAASQIAIKQLGSNGGGFFNANSAHPFENPTIISNVVETFSLLFLPAALVFMLGGLLGNKKQARAIFIAMFLLLIAGLSVVMIAEIRGNPMLQRLGAVSGVNMEGKEMRFGIVPSILWGQLTTATSNGSVNFMHDSALPLTGLVTLFNIGIGEVIFGGVGVGLIGMFHYIILTMFVAGLMVGRTPEFLGKKLGPFEMSMSMISLILPFIAILVLAGIAIATGTGRASLTNISAHGVSEILYACCSAVGNNGSAFAGLNANTVFYNLTLGFGMLIGRYATTIPMLAIAGSLANKNTVPATSATFPTTGPLFIGMLIGVIIIMGALTFFPVFSLGPILEHFLVYQ
- the kdpB gene encoding potassium-transporting ATPase subunit KdpB codes for the protein MSTIWKPGFVRDSLKESFARLNPISLWRNPVMIIVEAGAVVTLFESFRIIAAHGDFSFHLQISIWLWFTVLFANFGEAFAEIQGKARANSLKNVRSLNKARRMARDGIASGAVEEVPATDLRSGNIVIVAETEMIPGDGDVIEGTILVDESAITGESAPVIRESGGDRCGVTGGTKVLSGSAKIRISANPGDSFLDRMISMVENARRTKTPNEIALEILLISLTALFIVVVVTLPLFGNYMNVTISITVLVSLLVCLMPTTIGALLPAIGIAGMDRLLQKNVIALSGRAVEAAGDVNIVLLDKTGTITLGNRMANEFILADAFDMKEFIETAVLASIADETPEGRSVLTLAKKELGVRGRDMRAPNAAIFVPFTPQSRMSGITIGTREIRKGSMDAIELFVRGNGGAMSDAVRERTALIARNGDTPLVVAEGRKVLGIIRLKDIVKEGIANRIAKLREMGIRSVMITGDNRLTATSIAAEAGVDDFIAEAKPEMKLARIRSYQAQGYLVAMIGDGTNDAPALAQADVAVAMNGGTQAAREAANMVDLDSSPTKLLDIVEIGKEILITRGALTTFSIANDVAKYFAIIPALFAAAFPVLGILNIMHLTSPQSAVLSAVIFNALIIPLLIPLALRGVKYRASSVSALLRKNIFIYGAGGILLPFIGIKLVDMLIVAMHLVK
- a CDS encoding DUF4118 domain-containing protein, whose protein sequence is MTNGTERPDPDALLRALDDEEGARSTERGHLKLFLGFAAGVGKTYRMLREAILLRENGKDVVAAYIETHGREETEYLMLAVDALPRKKIIYEGIDLEEMDIDAVIARKPAFALVDELAHTNVHGLRHEKRYQDVEEILNAGIDVYSCMNVQHIESLNDTVFQITGVRVRETVPDRIIAMADKIELIDIPVEELTERIKEGKVYIPEKARIAAMEFFRKSNLLALRELALRVTARRVDDDIAAYRERTGIAGVIPAGSRLLVCVSASPSSAQLIRTTQQFAEGLDARWTAVYVETPGMIPKRTDSVQLNGNLALAEGLGGEVMKLSGDRPADEIVRFAKAKNITLIVIGFSRRSALERMVRGSIIDEIVRKSDPIQVLVIPGGSGRPPEIKKQHERSSFPVRRIALALGVTAAATALAFPAQRIFALGLQDIVLIYLMPILVSSLFGGMIAGIAASVIAVLCYNFFFVPPIFTFTIADPHYLLTFGVLSAVGIATSILSDRIRRQKETAKRNEQVLASLYQFSKDLLSAENFSGLSNRITGLIADLFSGTAVLYIPHEGRVSAVSSSPLAVMGEQENSIAQWVFEHSEKAGFGTKTLSSSPWFYAPITLKGTLGVLCIRRPEPLTYEEDRLLASFIHVAGMAIANFYELII